CTCATAGGCACTTGTATCTCAAGGCAGGGAAGAGGGTCATCATATCTACAATGCAATGACGCATCTTTGTAAGAAATTTTAATATCCATATTTTACATTAACAATTCATATAATTTGAAACATTTATGTATTCATTTTATAAGTTGACACTTAACAAAAATTGAAATCGATCCTTTCCTATGATATAAATATTCGACTGAAAATAAGAATGCTAACCTGGGTTAAATTCGGTGGCTAATATGTAGTTAATAAACTACTAATCCTTATCCTGGAAATCACATGGCCTCCAATCATTTCGGCAGTCATGCGAGGACCCCCATTTCTCCttttataattataatgataTAGTCCCAGAGACTATTCATGAACCCACCAACCAAAGCTCAATAATTTGGTTGTCTGGTAACTAAACCACCACTGCCCGTTATCATCGAAATCCAATAATACCAACATAAATATTTGTAACacaaatttatatgtataaaaatataatactttAAATATTAACTATGAGACATACTGGAATTGACAAGTCCACCCAACCACCTTGTATAGACATTTTAGTTTCACCTTGACCAAAGGGTTAAAGATCAAACCTGTTACTGTTAGTCTTTTCATCATATCATCCACTGGTTGACATAAAAGACAGTCTCAGTTTAGCAATGTAAGCAGAGAGCACAACCAAGATCATAAACATCAATCATGGCAGCTTCTTTTCCAACTATAACAAAAGGAACGTCGATAATCATTGGCTTTAAATGGGTTTAGCAATGCTTGCTCAGCTTCTAGGCTGGCAATTAAGGAAAGGCAACTAATATTTCATGTAAATGAAGCTTTGGGTGCATCAAATTTAGAAATAAAGAGCCACCAGCAAGAATGGAACTTGTTAGGAACATGTACCTGGAACTTCTAACATCATGGACATGAAAGGAAATTCTTACAGCTAATGGCAGCTCCAAGACCTGTCAAATGTTTTCTAATATGATCTGATACAGTGTTTGTATTGCACAAGATAACAGAAACAAGCATTTACACTATTGCCAATGCAGAGCAAAAGCAAGAACCATATAATTCATTGCAACATATAGACAGACTACCTTTGAGTACTAGGCTTTCAAAATGTCAATAATAGGTAATGACCTGAGGCATCAGGATGCCATGTTACTCAGGCTCAGGTGAGCTTTTCCACATATTTGGAGAGTCCTTAAGTTAGGTTGTGTGCTTATAAGCTACATGTCCAAGTAAACAATTCAGATGTTAACTCATAACCAAGTTTAATATCAGAGGCAGAAAGCATTGTAAGAAGCTTAAAATGATCCTTTTCTGCTCCCTTGTCTCATGAAGCATTCAAGATGACAAACACATGAATTTCCATCAAAAGGAAGTGATGAAATGTACATGTTAATTGTTTTACAGGCATTTCAAAACATATAATCTTTGGTAGGCTTTTACATTCTACTTTTGATTCAATATACAACGTTTTTCATTTCATGGAATAATTATattcataaattttcttttcgcaAAAGCTAACCACCATTTATTTGGAGTTCCATTGGGCCTATAGGCAACACTCAACAATCTCCCACTCGTTTCTTCTCTGATTTGCTTCAGATAACTCCTGAGTAGTTCTGCATTTAAGAAAGAAACGAATTATATGGTAGCAAGTTATCAAAACTTTGGTACTTGAAGTGGTTAATGTAACATCAGAAAGGATCAAGAATTTGCTGTAGCAGACAGAAATGAAAAGTTTTACAAAAATATTCCAAGCATTGCAAACCTCCTCCAACACTTGCAGCATACTGAtagagaaagcaatatccaaaaaaACAACAGACAACATTTTCATGTTGACCAAAAGTGAGGACTTTTAAACTACTTGATCCTTCAAGTTAAGATGAGCATAAGCCATAAAGTCAAGGATTGCATCACATGTTATATGAAACAATAACTGGAAAGTAGAACGTACGTTTTATTTGCATAATTCTCAATATTCCATGCAAAAACAAGTCGATCTATTGTTGCCCGAAGACAAGAAAAAGATTTAAGTACAAAGAGGCAGCTAGCTAACTAAAAGGGTTCAGTACAACTCACTACGATGCTTGGAACATGCGTCACAAGTACCCTATACTTCAGTTCAATGTCACATAAATGATATATCAAATGAAAAAGAAGATAGTAACAGATTTACCTGCTTCCTTTTGAGACTGTGGGAGCACAAAAAGCCCCGGAAAAGGAAAACCAGATTCTCCAGGTACAGGAACGTTTTCCAAGCCCAAGTTAATGATTGCCTTGGTCCCTTCAGCCAAGGTCCTACAGCCCTCAAGCCTCTTCAAAGCCACATTTATGTAGAAAGTCAAATATATAAGGAGCTTATCTGCAGGGCTCTTAACATCAAAGTTTCTAAAGAACACATTGGCACGAAAGAATGTGATCGCTTCATCAACAATATCAGTTTTACCTGCAAAAAACCATCTTGAATTACCAACTCAAAAATTAAGGATATAATATTGAGAACTACCTAATGAAGGTTATATAATCCAACCTTGATCTGAAACAGGAGCAGGACCCTTTATATGACTTTTCAAAGGAAGTAAAGGGAAGCCACAAGCTTTAGTAATTCCTTCCTCATCAATAAAACTAGAGTGATAAACCTGGCATTTAATAACGAATTCCAAATGAATGAACcaaaaaatcataattaaaactCTGGTGAACTACATGCATAATCTAGCAGTGGAAGGGGAGGTAAGAGATTAATTCAAAAACCATTTTCCTTGACTACTTTTCCCAAACAACCAAACGAGGCAATCAGATTTTCCCTCAAAAGAAAGAGGGCAACCAAATGTTTCTGCAAAGAACAACAGTAAAACACAAAATTACAATAAAAAAGTATGACTTTTTACACTAAAGTAAGAAATTCCCTATCCACAATATATAAGAATTAAAGGAAAAAACATATGAAATACTCAATTCAGATAGTTTCTTTACATGGAAGTGAGCAAGACCTGAAATCCGAAAAATATAACCTAAACCCATCAAATCATAGACGCCATTAGATGAAAAATCAAGGCAAACCCATTATAGTAAGAGGAAATTCATTCAATTCTGTATAATGAGCAAAGAGAAACGTTTAAGGGTAGataaaaagggggggggggagaAATATAGCAACAAAAGTTTCTAACAAAAATTTTGTGGTTGATCTTGACCAATAGGGTGTTGATCCATACAATCATAAGTTGGaaattgggggggggggggggaggggGGAAGATGGAGCAACTTACTGCCAACAAACGCTTTTCAACTAAACGGGCGAGACCAAGTTTCAACAGCAATTTCTGGTTTTGCTTGATTTCTTTGAGCTAAAACCATTTAACTGTCTCTTGATCCTCTACTGCTACTATAAGAATTGAGATTGAAGATTAAACGACAAAGCCCAGGCGAAGATTGAAATATAAAAGGAATGGCCCATATGATCAAACAAAGAAGACATCAGGCCCACCTCTGTCATCAGTACACCACTTATAAGATTCCCAAAACTAAGGGCTTTGTAAAAA
Above is a genomic segment from Gossypium arboreum isolate Shixiya-1 chromosome 8, ASM2569848v2, whole genome shotgun sequence containing:
- the LOC108452141 gene encoding actin-related protein 2/3 complex subunit 3, which encodes MVYHSSFIDEEGITKACGFPLLPLKSHIKGPAPVSDQGKTDIVDEAITFFRANVFFRNFDVKSPADKLLIYLTFYINVALKRLEGCRTLAEGTKAIINLGLENVPVPGESGFPFPGLFVLPQSQKEAELLRSYLKQIREETSGRLLSVAYRPNGTPNKWWLAFAKRKFMNIIIP